A region from the Pararge aegeria chromosome Z, ilParAegt1.1, whole genome shotgun sequence genome encodes:
- the LOC120636373 gene encoding protein ANTAGONIST OF LIKE HETEROCHROMATIN PROTEIN 1-like isoform X2 — MEVEEAICVYLLLRKKERKKKRQYWVHPILRDRFTHGQFQTLYPKLRSFEPKFFNYLRMSINSFDELLEMMSKQIESNDTHMRSSVSPEEKLVITLRYLGTGCSFGELHYNFRLGKSTITGIVREVCETLWEKVTKNVMPEPSEDIWKKIAKDFEKYANFPNCIGAIDGKHIRITKPKDSGSLYYNYKTFFSIVLLALCDSNYCFTFIDIGSYGKSSDSAIFKNSAFYKRLSRARRFIECTFGILANKWRIFHRPINVNIDFAEDIIKACCVLHNFVRTRDGIQYEDTLHTAPMSNLITLHAGRGTPSSLNIRDKYANYFVNEGRVEWQDTKI, encoded by the exons ATGGAAGTCGAAGAAGCAATATGTGTGTACTTGTTGCTccgtaaaaaagaaagaaagaagaaacggCAGTATTGGGTGCATCCAATATTACGCGATCGGTTTACTCATGGTCAGTTTCAGACTTTATATCCAAAATTAAGAAGTTTTGAACCAAAATTCTTCAATTATTTGAGAATGTCGATAAATTCATTTGATGAATTATTAGAAATGATGAGTAAACAAATTGAATCTAATGATACCCATATGAGGTCAAGCGTGTCCCCAGAAGAAAAACTCGTGATCACATTAag atatCTGGGTACTGGTTGTTCCTTTGGAGAACTACATTACAACTTTCGTCTTGGCAAATCTACAATCACAGGAATTGTCCGTGAAGTATGTGAAACTCTGTGGGAAAAAGTCACAAAAAACGTCATGCCTGAACCCAGCGAAGATATATGGAAGAAAATAGCtaaagattttgaaaaatatgcaaattttccCAATTGCATAGGCGCCATAGATGGCAAGCATATAAGGATTACAAAACCCAAAGATTCGGGttctttgtattataattacaaaacttttttttccataGTACTGTTGGCACTTTGTGATAGTAACTATTGTTTTACTTTCATAGATATCGGATCTTACGGAAAAAGTAGTGATtctgcaatttttaaaaattcagcaTTTTATAAAAG gtTATCAAGAGCTCGACGTTTTATTGAATGCACTTTCGGAATTCTGGCAAACAAGTGGCGCATTTTTCATAGGCCTATAAACGTGAATATAGACTTTGCCGAAGACATAATAAAGGCCTGTTGCGTGCTACACAATTTTGTTAGAACTAGAGATGGTATACAGTATGAAGATACTTTACATACTGCGCCAATGAGTAATCTTATTACATTACATGCAGGAAGGGGTACACCATCATCATTAAACATTAGAGACAAATATGCTAATTACTTTGTGAATGAGGGTCGTGTAGAATGGCAAGACacgaaaatatga
- the LOC120636373 gene encoding protein ALP1-like isoform X1 — protein MEVEEAICVYLLLRKKERKKKRQYWVHPILRDRFTHGQFQTLYPKLRSFEPKFFNYLRMSINSFDELLEMMSKQIESNDTHMRSSVSPEEKLVITLRYLGTGCSFGELHYNFRLGKSTITGIVREVCETLWEKVTKNVMPEPSEDIWKKIAKDFEKYANFPNCIGAIDGKHIRITKPKDSGSLYYNYKTFFSIVLLALCDSNYCFTFIDIGSYGKSSDSAIFKNSAFYKRLIEKSLHIPKPKPISETDPKPLPYVIVGDEAFGLSENVMRPYAGKGLSYEKKIFNYRLSRARRFIECTFGILANKWRIFHRPINVNIDFAEDIIKACCVLHNFVRTRDGIQYEDTLHTAPMSNLITLHAGRGTPSSLNIRDKYANYFVNEGRVEWQDTKI, from the exons ATGGAAGTCGAAGAAGCAATATGTGTGTACTTGTTGCTccgtaaaaaagaaagaaagaagaaacggCAGTATTGGGTGCATCCAATATTACGCGATCGGTTTACTCATGGTCAGTTTCAGACTTTATATCCAAAATTAAGAAGTTTTGAACCAAAATTCTTCAATTATTTGAGAATGTCGATAAATTCATTTGATGAATTATTAGAAATGATGAGTAAACAAATTGAATCTAATGATACCCATATGAGGTCAAGCGTGTCCCCAGAAGAAAAACTCGTGATCACATTAag atatCTGGGTACTGGTTGTTCCTTTGGAGAACTACATTACAACTTTCGTCTTGGCAAATCTACAATCACAGGAATTGTCCGTGAAGTATGTGAAACTCTGTGGGAAAAAGTCACAAAAAACGTCATGCCTGAACCCAGCGAAGATATATGGAAGAAAATAGCtaaagattttgaaaaatatgcaaattttccCAATTGCATAGGCGCCATAGATGGCAAGCATATAAGGATTACAAAACCCAAAGATTCGGGttctttgtattataattacaaaacttttttttccataGTACTGTTGGCACTTTGTGATAGTAACTATTGTTTTACTTTCATAGATATCGGATCTTACGGAAAAAGTAGTGATtctgcaatttttaaaaattcagcaTTTTATAAAAGGTTAATAGAAAAGTCATTACACATACCAAAACCTAAACCAATATCTGAAACAGATCCTAAACCATTGCCATACGTCATAGTTGGCGATGAAGCGTTTGGTTTATCCGAAAATGTAATGCGACCCTATGCAGGTAAAGGGCtatcatatgaaaaaaaaatatttaattacaggtTATCAAGAGCTCGACGTTTTATTGAATGCACTTTCGGAATTCTGGCAAACAAGTGGCGCATTTTTCATAGGCCTATAAACGTGAATATAGACTTTGCCGAAGACATAATAAAGGCCTGTTGCGTGCTACACAATTTTGTTAGAACTAGAGATGGTATACAGTATGAAGATACTTTACATACTGCGCCAATGAGTAATCTTATTACATTACATGCAGGAAGGGGTACACCATCATCATTAAACATTAGAGACAAATATGCTAATTACTTTGTGAATGAGGGTCGTGTAGAATGGCAAGACacgaaaatatga
- the LOC120636374 gene encoding uncharacterized protein LOC120636374, whose translation MDRFDTELFIDEVEKRPALWNIQCAEYSNKTIKNGAWQELVEIFGENEDSLEKKVLFGVSLQKKWKNIRDAYNKEFKKGKSIPSGSGACKGSKYMYFDRLSFLQKTIENKETITNIDEAKNEEIRNIDQKLDNFVNAREIQPVPNKRKKTKITSEERLSNILENSIESRDKIQRQIQESMSKQDDDDKLFCMSLYKELKKVPENKRLATKIELLQVIQKGQKLPSPIHITSQQNTPNAVFWQNQQYSNPQGYFTGYSTIVPGESPSPLSCNSTDDSQSSIVQNIYSDV comes from the exons ATGGATCGCTTCGACACCGAGCTATTCATCGATGAGGTGGAAAAAAGACCTGCTTTGTGGAACATCCAATGTGCAGAATATTCTAACAAAACGATTAAAAACGGAGCTTGGCAGGAGCTGGTGGAGATTTTTGGAGAAAATGAGGATTCTTTGGAAAAGAAGGTTCTTTTTG GTgtatcattacaaaaaaaatggaagAACATCCGTGATGCTTATAATAAGGAATTCAAGAAAGGCAAATCAATTCCTTCTGGTTCTGGTGCATGTAAAGGTTCAAAATACATGTATTTCGACCGGCTTTCTTTTCTTCAGAAGACGATAGAAAACAAAGAAACTATCACAAACATAGATGAAGccaaaaatgaagaaattcggaACATTGACCAAAAGCtagataattttgtaaatgcACGTGAAATACAACCGGTACCCAATAAAAGgaagaaaactaaaattactTCAGAAGAGCGATTGTCTAACATATTAGAAAATAGTATTGAATCAAGAGataaaatacaaagacaaaTACAAGAAAGTATGTCAAagcaagatgatgatgataaacttttTTGCATGTCATTGTATAAAGAGTTAAAGAAAGTTCCAGAAAATAAACGATTGGCTACTAAAATTGAATTGCTCCAGGTAATACAGAAAGGGCAGAAATTACCATCGCCTATTCATATCACGAGCCAGCAAAACACGCCTAATGCAGTATTTTGGCAAAACCAACAATATTCAAACCCACAAGGATATTTCACTGGATATTCTACAATAGTACCAGGAGAGTCTCCATCGCCTTTATCATGCAATAGCACTGACGATTCACAgtcttctatagtacaaaatatatattctgacgtataa